Part of the Companilactobacillus zhachilii genome is shown below.
ATTTGACAGTTAATATCAATAAGATGTTAGACCGAATGCAAGCATATACTAATCAGCAAAAGGAATTCGTGGAAGATGTTTCACATGAACTTCGGACGCCGGTGGCTGTGCTTGAGGGTCATTTGAGTATGTTACAACGTTGGGGCAAAGATGATCCAGAAGTATTAAATGATTCAATCAACTCATCCTTGCAAGAGTTGAAGCGAATGCAATCCTTGATTCAAGAGATGCTAGATCTTACACGTGTTGAACAGATCGACAGTGCATATTTGGAACAGACAACAGAAGTTAAGCCCATGTTTACGCAAGTATACAATGACTTTAAAATGTTGCATCCAGATTTTGTGATCAATTTTGATGACGATATCCGAGAGGGTAGTGAAGTTAAGATCTATCGTAATCATTTGGAGCAAGTATTGGTGATTTTGCTGGATAATGCTTTTAAGTATTCAGCGGATCGCAAAGAAATTAATTTAGCAGCATCAACTAATTCAGCTTTATTAGAAGTGGTTGTTCAAGATTATGGCCTAGGAATCGCCAAAAACGACCTTAAACGCATTTTTAATCGATTCTACAGAGTTGACAAAGCACGTTCAAGAAAGCGTGGAGGTAACGGTTTAGGGCTTTCTATTGCTAAACGTTTGATTGAGATCTATCACGGTAGCTTGGAAGTTGAAAGTGTCGTTGGATCAGGAACGGTTTTCAAAATTGAATTACCATTAATTCAAAAAGTTCCAAAAGATACTGAAAAAGATTCTACAAGTGATAAAGAGACCACAACAAAAAAGTAATTCTCTAATCGGGAGTTACTTTTTTTGTCGTTTGGGGACAATTTTGGTTCTACAAACAAAAAGGTATAATATAAAAGACAAGTTATTGGGGGGAAGATCATGAAAAGAACAGGACTAGCTGTCATTTTTTTAAGTTTGCTGCTACTAATCGTTGGTTGTGGCAAGGTCACGACTAGTCAGAAAAGTGATCAGAAGCATAAGGTGATTGAAAAAACGATTGATTATGCGAAGTTGAGCGATTCTGAACAATCAGAAATGACGTTTATTTTTACTAAGAATAGTGACTCTTCAGCAGTAGACTTAAAAGTAATCAACCGAACAAGTAAAAATGTAACCTTCAATGGTAATAAATTTTTGCTAATTTATCCCAAAAAATCACAAATTGATTCGACCGATGGGCGAACAATTAAAATTGGGTCAAATAGTACTAAGACATTTACGAATTTGTTTGAAGATTTAAATAGTGCTGATTTTTCAACAATTGGATTGTATTGTTATAAAAATAATCATAATAAA
Proteins encoded:
- a CDS encoding sensor histidine kinase translates to MAYIFVGVLAMRTVQSVASVNEIHSFTTKLIIGGIVVFILGVVLTFYAVTLVLNDLRKVNKTIDDLNKKPDSDSRIKLRKRNDEIYDLTVNINKMLDRMQAYTNQQKEFVEDVSHELRTPVAVLEGHLSMLQRWGKDDPEVLNDSINSSLQELKRMQSLIQEMLDLTRVEQIDSAYLEQTTEVKPMFTQVYNDFKMLHPDFVINFDDDIREGSEVKIYRNHLEQVLVILLDNAFKYSADRKEINLAASTNSALLEVVVQDYGLGIAKNDLKRIFNRFYRVDKARSRKRGGNGLGLSIAKRLIEIYHGSLEVESVVGSGTVFKIELPLIQKVPKDTEKDSTSDKETTTKK